A stretch of the Chanos chanos chromosome 1, fChaCha1.1, whole genome shotgun sequence genome encodes the following:
- the LOC115805185 gene encoding class I histocompatibility antigen, F10 alpha chain-like: protein MLDDVQVGHYDPNKMRYIPQRSKAPGSENREAEHKNISTVTEFLYTGMKYRAVRLKHCLNQTEGIHVLQRLAKCEIVNGVPGLTVTNNSFNGLQGDDLIYDVHEDSFQVEERWPSECYRTGPEQTKWQIKTMYHPVCIKYLTKYLKEESNLVVRRVKPTVRLLKKTHTNSGEIQVTCLTTGFYPRHINLTLLRDGQPVSEDQITGGILLPNGDDTYQMRKSVEVSAEELRQHSYNCRVTHLSLNTSLDITFGNEH from the exons ATGCTGGATGATGTTCAAGTGGGACACTATGATCCAAACAAGATGAGATATATTCCTCAAAGATCTAAGGCGCCTGGTTCAGAAAACCGAGAGGCAGAACATAAAAACATCAGCACAGTAACTGAGTTTCTTTATACTGGAATGAAATATCGAGCAGTGCGTTTGAAACATTGTCTTAATCAAACAGAAG GAATACATGTTCTTCAAAGGCTTGCTAAGTGCGAGATAGTGAATGGTGTTCCGGGACTGACTGTGACGAATAATTCCTTTAATGGCTTGCAGGGGGATGATTTGATCTATGATGTACATGAGGACAGCTTTCAGGTTGAGGAGAGATGGCCATCAGAGTGTTACAGAACAGGCCCAGAGCAAACAAAATGGCAGATAAAAACCATGTACCACCCAGTCTGCATTAAATACCTCACCAAATACCTGAAGGAGGAGAGTAACCTAGTGGTGAGGAGag TCAAACCCACAGTCAGGCTCCTCAAGAAGACTCACACCAACTCTGGAGAGATTCAGGTGACCTGTCTGACCACTGGGTTTTACCCTCGTCACATCAACCTGACTCTGCTCAGAGATGGTCAGCCTGTGTCTGAAGACCAGATCACTGGAGGAATTCTGTTACCTAATGGAGATGACACCTACCagatgaggaagagtgtggaagTCAGTGCAGAGGAACTTAGACAGCACAGTTACAACTGCAGAGTTACTCACCTCAGCCTAAACACCAGTCTGGACATCACTTTTGGTAATGAGCATTAG